A single Mangifera indica cultivar Alphonso chromosome 20, CATAS_Mindica_2.1, whole genome shotgun sequence DNA region contains:
- the LOC123204738 gene encoding uncharacterized protein LOC123204738: MKTPKDSEKPFWDQIQMRSPSSNSLTGTGSSSRLGPKLMVWLILFVSVTYVIYTLKLISTSRGCVEEPFSITHRVLATSTTMDNITSMPLILNQTAAGQHLIHPRESQERRTQIPTDIHHIVFGIAASAKLWSKRKEYIKIWYSPKQMRGVVWLDDDVKTNQSENLPPIKISSNTSNFPYSNKKGHRSAIRISRIVSETLRLGLKNVRWLVMGDDDTVFITENLIRVLRKYDHNQFYYIGSLSESHLQNIFFSYGMAYGGGGFAISYPLAKALAKMQDRCIHRYPGLYGSDDRMQACMAELGVPLTKELGFHQYDVHGNLFGLLAAHPVTPLVSLHHLDVVEPIFPNVTRVQALERLMVPKKLDSAALMQQSICYDKEKSWTISVSWGFAVQVFRGIFSPREIEMPSRTFLNWYRRADYTAYAFNTRPVARNQCQKPFVFYLSDAKFDSKMNQTVSEYHQQKIPHPSCRWKMADPANLDVVVVYKNPDPRLWERSPRRNCCRVIKSKKSPRMEIDVGVCREDEVSEV; the protein is encoded by the exons atgaagaCCCCAAAAGATTCAGAGAAACCATTCTGGGATCAGATTCAGATGAGAAGCCCATCGAGTAACTCACTGACAGGAACCGGGTCAAGCAGCCGTCTCGGACCCAAACTCATGGTCTGGCTTATCCTCTTTGTTTCAGTCACTTATGTTATCTACACTCTGAAGCTGATCTCCACCTCACGCGGTTGCGTCGAAGAACCTTTCTCAATCACCCACCGTGTGCTGGCAACGTCAACAACAATGGACAATATCACATCCATGCCGTTGATTCTCAATCAAACGGCGGCCGGCCAACACCTCATCCATCCACGCGAATCTCAAGAAAGAAGAACACAAATACCGACTGATATCCACCACATCGTGTTCGGCATCGCGGCGTCAGCTAAACTGTGGAGCAAGAGAAAAGAGTACATCAAAATATGGTACAGTCCGAAACAAATGCGAGGCGTTGTGTGGCTTGACGATGATGTCAAAACAAACCAGAGCGAAAACTTGCCTCCAATAAAGATCTCAAGCAACACTTCAAATTTCCCTTACTCGAACAAGAAGGGTCACCGTTCGGCTATACGGATCTCACGCATCGTGTCAGAAACTCTCCGACTTGGGCTGAAGAACGTGAGGTGGCTTGTGATGGGAGACGACGACACCGTTTTCATAACGGAGAATTTGATTAGGGTTTTGAGAAAATATGACCATAACCAGTTTTATTATATAGGGAGCTTATCGGAATCCCATTTACAGaacatatttttctcttatggCATGGCTTATGGTGGCGGTGGGTTCGCTATAAGCTATCCGTTGGCTAAAGCTCTTGCTAAGATGCAAGACAGATGTATTCATAGATATCCAGGACTCTACGGTTCTGATGATCGAATGCAAGCTTGTATGGCGGAACTCGGTGTTCCACTCACTAAAGAACTCGGTTTTCACCAG TATGATGTACACGGCAATTTGTTCGGACTCCTGGCAGCGCACCCGGTTACGCCCTTGGTGTCCCTTCATCACCTTGACGTCGTTGAGCCCATCTTCCCCAATGTGACTCGTGTTCAAGCCCTTGAGCGGCTTATGGTGCCTAAGAAGCTTGATTCTGCTGCACTCATGCAACAATCCATCTGCTATGACAAAGAAAAGAGCTGGACTATTTCGGTTTCATGGGGCTTTGCAGTTCAAGTCTTCCGCGGAATATTTTCACCCCGGGAGATAGAAATGCCCTCAAGAACATTTTTGAATTGGTACAGAAGAGCAGATTACACGGCATATGCCTTCAACACTCGTCCAGTGGCCCGAAACCAGTGTCAAAAACCATTTGTATTTTACTTGTCAGATgctaaattcgattcgaaaatgAATCAAACAGTGAGCGAGTATCATCAGCAAAAAATCCCTCACCCTTCCTGCAGATGGAAGATGGCGGATCCTGCTAATCTTGATGTAGTGGTGGTTTACAAAAATCCAGATCCACGTCTATGGGAAAGA TCTCCAAGAAGAAATTGTTGCAGAGTGATAAAGTCAAAGAAGAGTCCAAGGATGGAGATAGATGTGGGTGTATGCAGAGAAGATGAGGTTAGCGAAGTATAA
- the LOC123204040 gene encoding pentatricopeptide repeat-containing protein At3g09040, mitochondrial-like produces MKALARSLSPQKPCIKELVAQDHLPQALKYSLSVFSSPLTDQIYSLFIKKGHSLDPFLSSFLISHFTKLGDFNRSFSFLCDTQNPDIVTYNALISGLARFNQPGPVFKLFNWLRREDLRPDVFTLSSLVKACENFEHNKIAHSVSLKLGFSSGAFLVSGLVENYARCGDIVSAQKCFRECLELDNVAYTAMVCGYVWNEEFEKSKEVFMEMRGLGLELNEFSLTSVIGASFCVEEGEQIHGLSVKLGLFCGSYNHLNNAMMNMYVRFGEKMEAIKVFDEIAEPDVVSWTERIGASSGCVEAFELFKAVFHKDFEINQYTMINVLSVLANERMLKPARQIQAFCYKVGFLEVISVVNSLIFMYMKCGQIHDARRVFDDTSCRDLVTWNSLIAGYSENGFTSQALEMFCHMCDCSLQPNNYTLASVLDAVSNSKSVKQVMQIQSHVIKSGFMMDEFLVSCLITTYGKCEGINESKRIFFETDMKIVVHVNALATALVYVGCHSDALEFFRSIWGSCPQVDSSTFSIVLKACGAITDLEWGRAIHSLDVKTGFDQDSFVESAVIDMYCKCGNLEDAEKAFRNISTQNLAAWNAMMMGYAQHGHHQDVSNLFNSLSEFGVKPDKISYLAVLTSCCHAGLVREAHSYIDHMLELHGVIPQLEHYACLVDLLGRVGLLEDAKKTIDQMPIPPDAHIWQILLSACNIDGNIDLGRVAASKLLELQPDNESAYILLSKLYASAGMWNAVGNLRKEMKDKFIHKEPGSSWIQVGGSTHYFFAVDTLHSQSKEIYKELIKLYEHMLELPKWETCSFLNVF; encoded by the coding sequence ATGAAGGCGTTGGCTCGCTCACTCTCTCCCCAGAAACCCTGCATCAAGGAGTTAGTAGCCCAAGACCATCTCCCACAAGCTCTCAAATATTCCCTCTCTGTCTTCTCTTCACCTCTCACTGACCAAATCTATTCTCTTTTCATCAAAAAAGGCCACTCTCTCGACCCATTTTTATCCAGTTTTCTCATCTCTCACTTCACCAAGCTTGGCGATTTTAATCGTTCTTTTTCATTCCTCTGCGATACCCAAAACCCTGATATTGTCACATACAATGCGCTCATATCCGGGTTGGCTCGTTTCAACCAACCGGGACCCGTTTTCAAGCTTTTTAATTGGCTAAGACGTGAAGATTTGAGACCCGATGTGTTTACCTTGAGTTCTTTAGTTAAGGcttgtgaaaattttgaacacaaCAAAATTGCTCATTCGGTTtctttgaaattagggtttagtTCTGGGGCGTTTTTGGTTAGTGGGTTGGTTGAGAATTATGCAAGGTGTGGAGATATTGTATCGGCTCAGAAGTGTTTTAGAGAGTGTTTAGAACTTGATAATGTGGCTTATACCGCTATGGTATGTGGCTATGTGTGGAATGAGGAGTTTGAGAAGAGTAAAGAGGTTTTCATGGAGATGAGAGGTTTAGGTTTAGAGTTAAATGAGTTTAGCTTGACCAGTGTGATTGGTGCATCATTTTGTGTAGAAGAAGGCGAGCAGATTCATGGGCTTAGTGTTAAGTTGGGCTTGTTTTGTGGAAGTTATAATCATTTGAATAATGCGATGATGAATATGTACGTTAGATTTGGGGAAAAAATGGAAGCTATTAAGGTGTTTGATGAAATTGCTGAACCAGATGTTGTTTCTTGGACTGAAAGGATTGGAGCTTCTTCTGGTTGTGTGGAAGCCTTCGAATTGTTTAAAGCTGTGTTCCATAAAGATTTCGAGATAAATCAGTATACAATGATCAATGTGCTTTCTGTTCTAGCAAATGAAAGGATGTTGAAACCTGCCAGGCAAATTCAAGCATTTTGTTACAAGGTGGGGTTTCTGGAGGTGATTTCTGTTGtaaattcattaatatttatgtatatgaaatGTGGCCAAATTCATGATGCGAGGCGTGTTTTTGATGATACAAGTTGTAGGGATCTTGTTACTTGGAATTCCTTGATTGCTGGGTATTCGGAAAATGGATTCACTAGTCAGGCTCTTGAGATGTTCTGTCATATGTGTGATTGTTCATTGCAACCTAATAATTATACTCTGGCTAGCGTTCTTGATGCTGTGTCAAATTCAAAATCTGTGAAGCAGGTGATGCAAATTCAGTCACATGTAATTAAATCTGGATTCATGATGGATGAATTCCTAGTTTCTTGCTTGATAACAACTTATGGGAAGTGTGAAGGTATCAATGAATCgaaaagaatattttttgagACTGATATGAAAATTGTGGTACATGTTAATGCTCTGGCTACTGCTTTAGTGTATGTTGGTTGCCATTCTGATGCTCTGGAATTCTTTAGAAGTATATGGGGCTCATGCCCTCAAGTAGATAGTTCAACTTTCAGCATTGTCCTTAAAGCGTGTGGTGCTATAACAGATTTGGAATGGGGAAGAGCAATTCATTCCCTAGATGTAAAAACTGGATTTGATCAGGATAGCTTTGTTGAAAGTGCTGTTATTGACATGTATTGTAAGTGCGGAAACTTAGAAGATGCAGAGAAAGCTTTCAGGAACATATCCACTCAGAATTTGGCTGCTTGGAATGCAATGATGATGGGATATGCTCAACATGGTCATCATCAAGATGTATCTAACCTTTTTAACAGTTTGTCTGAATTTGGAGTGAAACCCGATAAGATATCGTATCTTGCAGTTCTGACTTCGTGCTGCCATGCTGGACTAGTGAGAGAAGCACACAGTTACATTGATCACATGCTTGAACTTCATGGAGTGATTCCACAATTAGAACATTATGCCTGCCTGGTTGATTTGCTTGGCCGAGTAGGACTACTAGAAGATGCAAAGAAGACTATAGATCAAATGCCTATTCCACCTGATGCTCACATATGGCAAATTCTTCTATCAGCCTGCAACATAGATGGAAATATTGATCTGGGAAGAGTTGCAGCTAGTAAACTTCTTGAGCTCCAGCCTGATAATGAATCAGCTTATATTCTCCTTTCAAAACTCTATGCTTCAGCAGGAATGTGGAATGCTGTTggaaatttgagaaaagaaatgaaagataaatttatccACAAGGAGCCTGGTTCTAGTTGGATTCAAGTTGGAGGATCTACACATTACTTTTTCGCTGTTGATACTTTACATTCCCAAAGTAAAGAAATATACAAGGAATTAATAAAGTTATATGAGCATATGCTAGAATTACCAAAATGGGAGACTTGTTCTTTTCTGAATGTTTTCTGA
- the LOC123204041 gene encoding uncharacterized protein LOC123204041, whose translation MAAAINFSGQALLQQSMSFRAREGMALISLPTKGLCMPTQQKIKIQHGMSLRKQLKTKSSTTLSSTRFGDFELSPSPFSASDMIGEFYKCINEKNSEELHAYISNNCYFEECSFPKPFEGKQEVVQFFEQLMASMGQHVKFKVEHICEDDEFTAGVNWHLEWKETPIPFTRGCSFYECSIEGDRLLIKNARAVIESPIKPGGIVLTLLKNLTSLFDDFPKTTEWLLKSPQVIILYIVKIYTMFLAAFINPIVAGYINMWKLVIRLFCLVLNMLIKILKIFLK comes from the exons ATGGCTGCAGCCATCAATTTCTCAGGACAAGCCCTGCTGCAGCAAAGCATGAGCTTCAGAGCAAGGGAAGGAATGGCCCTCATCTCTTTGCCTACGAAAGGTTTATGTATGCCAACTCagcaaaagataaaaatacaaCATGGAATGTCCCTTAGAAAGCAATTAAAGACCAAATCCTCCACAACTCTGTCATCAACACGCTTTGGTGATTTTGAGTTGAGTCCATCTCCATTTTCTGCATCTGATATGATAGGAGAGTtctacaaatgcatcaatgAGAAGAACTCAGAGGAATTACATGCTTACATCTCGAACAATTGCTACTTTGAGGAATGTTCCTTTCCTAAACCATTTGAGGGAAAACAG GAAGTTGTGCAGTTCTTTGAACAACTTATGGCAAGCATGGGCCAGCATGTGAAGTTCAAAGTAGAGCACATTTGTGAAGATGATGAGTTTACAGCCGGGGTGAATTGGCACTTGg AGTGGAAAGAGACACCAATTCCTTTCACCAGAGGATGCAGTTTCTATGAATGCTCAATAGAAGGAGACAGATTACTGATAAA GAATGCCCGAGCTGTGATCGAGTCACCAATCAAACCCGGAGGCATAGTGCTG ACTCTGTTGAAGAATTTGACTTCGCTATTTGACGATTTCCCAAAGACAACTGAAT GGTTACTGAAGAGTCCTCAAGTAATAATCCTGTACATAGTAAAAATTTACACCATGTTTTTGGCGGCTTTCATCAACCCAATTGTGGCAGGCTACATCAACATGTGGAAATTGGTGATTCGATTATTTTGCTTAGTTCTCAACATGCTGATCAAGATTCTAAAGATTTTTCTCAAGTAA
- the LOC123204187 gene encoding uncharacterized protein LOC123204187 isoform X2, translated as MADQGLDLAPLGLHLSRHGTGRLTHLPCENGKGYVPYVKNILKKLSVEAESNHGDVLDELYEQYAYIMTSLKVCLIYQVVQLQGNCWCHFNVPSTCLKEIQAELYRIKKAFDEAEPLYSEAMNILESSFSPDS; from the exons ATGGCAGACCAAGGGCTTGACCTGGCTCCTCTCGGTCTCCACCTTTCTCGCCATGGAACCGGCAGACTCACTCATCTCCCTTGCGAG AATGGGAAAGGTTATGTGCCTTATGTCAAGAACATTTTGAAGAAACTCAGTGTTGAAGCGGAGTCAAACCATGGTGATGTTCTGGATGAACTATACGAACAATATGCTTACATTATGACTTCTTTGAAG GTATGTTTGATCTATCAAGTTGTCCAACTTCAAGGAAACTGTTGGTGCCACTTCAATGTTCCCTCAACATGCTTGAAGGAGATACAGG CTGAGCTGTATAGAATTAAGAAGGCATTTGATGAAGCAGAACCTTTATATTCGGAGGCCATGAACATACTTGAGTCCTCATTTAGTCCTGACTCCTGA
- the LOC123204187 gene encoding uncharacterized protein LOC123204187 isoform X1, which yields MADQGLDLAPLGLHLSRHGTGRLTHLPCENGKGYVPYVKNILKKLSVEAESNHGDVLDELYEQYAYIMTSLKDEHLAEKNKKLCKNITFLFPDRNNYYLCDICDLGLVGMFDLSSCPTSRKLLVPLQCSLNMLEGDTGLSCIELRRHLMKQNLYIRRP from the exons ATGGCAGACCAAGGGCTTGACCTGGCTCCTCTCGGTCTCCACCTTTCTCGCCATGGAACCGGCAGACTCACTCATCTCCCTTGCGAG AATGGGAAAGGTTATGTGCCTTATGTCAAGAACATTTTGAAGAAACTCAGTGTTGAAGCGGAGTCAAACCATGGTGATGTTCTGGATGAACTATACGAACAATATGCTTACATTATGACTTCTTTGAAG GATGAACATTTGGCTGAAAAGAATAAGAAGCTCTGTAAAAacattacttttctttttccagaTCGTAATAACTATTATCTATGTGACATTTGTGATTTAGGACTTGTAGGTATGTTTGATCTATCAAGTTGTCCAACTTCAAGGAAACTGTTGGTGCCACTTCAATGTTCCCTCAACATGCTTGAAGGAGATACAGG GCTGAGCTGTATAGAATTAAGAAGGCATTTGATGAAGCAGAACCTTTATATTCGGAGGCCATGA
- the LOC123204187 gene encoding uncharacterized protein LOC123204187 isoform X3: protein MADQGLDLAPLGLHLSRHGTGRLTHLPCENGKGYVPYVKNILKKLSVEAESNHGDVLDELYEQYAYIMTSLKVCLIYQVVQLQGNCWCHFNVPSTCLKEIQG from the exons ATGGCAGACCAAGGGCTTGACCTGGCTCCTCTCGGTCTCCACCTTTCTCGCCATGGAACCGGCAGACTCACTCATCTCCCTTGCGAG AATGGGAAAGGTTATGTGCCTTATGTCAAGAACATTTTGAAGAAACTCAGTGTTGAAGCGGAGTCAAACCATGGTGATGTTCTGGATGAACTATACGAACAATATGCTTACATTATGACTTCTTTGAAG GTATGTTTGATCTATCAAGTTGTCCAACTTCAAGGAAACTGTTGGTGCCACTTCAATGTTCCCTCAACATGCTTGAAGGAGATACAGG GCTGA